A single genomic interval of Mycolicibacterium sp. MU0053 harbors:
- a CDS encoding IS256 family transposase, whose translation MLTVVHDAIEANESTGGAGRSLLDEIVRDGARQMLAAALKAEVAAYVAQFADQLDEKGHRLVVRNGYHQAREVLTAAGAVEVKAPRVNDKRVDPDTGERKRFSSAILPAWARKSPQMSEVLPLLYLHGLSTSDFTPALEQFLGSGAGLSATTITRLTSQWQDEARAFAARDLSGTDYVYLWVDGIHLKVRLDQEKLCLLVMLGVRADGRKELVAITDGYRESTESWADLLRDCKRRGMTAPVLAVGDGALGFWKAVREVFPATKEQRCWFHKQANVLAALPKSAHASALSALKEIYNAEDIDKAQLAVKAFTVDFGAKYPKAVAKITDDLDTLLEFYHYPAEHWIHLRTTNPIESTFATVRLRTKVTKGPGSRAAGLAMAYKLIDAAAARWRAVNAPHLVALVRAGAVFHKGKLLERPTEITPPTPPSDGDQQAGTEVA comes from the coding sequence ATGCTCACCGTAGTTCACGATGCCATCGAGGCCAACGAAAGCACTGGCGGTGCTGGTCGGTCGTTGTTGGACGAGATCGTCCGCGACGGCGCCCGTCAGATGCTGGCCGCCGCGTTGAAGGCTGAGGTCGCCGCCTACGTGGCCCAGTTCGCCGATCAGCTCGATGAGAAGGGGCATCGGCTGGTGGTCCGCAACGGCTATCACCAGGCCCGCGAGGTGCTGACGGCAGCCGGGGCAGTTGAGGTGAAAGCACCGCGAGTCAACGACAAACGCGTCGACCCCGACACCGGTGAACGGAAACGGTTCTCCTCGGCGATCCTGCCGGCCTGGGCACGCAAGTCACCGCAGATGAGCGAAGTGCTGCCGCTGCTGTACCTGCACGGGCTGTCCACCAGCGACTTCACCCCCGCTCTGGAGCAGTTCCTGGGCTCGGGTGCCGGGCTCTCGGCCACCACGATCACCCGGCTGACCAGCCAGTGGCAGGACGAGGCCCGCGCGTTTGCCGCCCGGGACCTGTCGGGCACCGATTACGTCTACCTGTGGGTCGACGGCATCCACCTCAAGGTCCGCCTGGACCAGGAAAAGCTGTGTCTGCTGGTGATGCTCGGCGTGCGCGCGGACGGCCGCAAAGAGCTCGTGGCGATCACCGACGGCTACCGGGAATCGACCGAGTCGTGGGCTGATCTGCTGCGCGACTGTAAACGACGCGGCATGACCGCACCCGTGCTCGCCGTCGGCGATGGCGCACTCGGCTTCTGGAAAGCGGTACGCGAGGTGTTCCCGGCCACCAAAGAACAGCGGTGCTGGTTTCATAAGCAAGCCAATGTGCTTGCCGCCCTGCCGAAATCAGCGCACGCGTCGGCGTTGTCGGCGCTCAAGGAGATCTACAACGCCGAGGATATCGACAAGGCCCAGCTCGCGGTCAAGGCCTTCACGGTCGACTTCGGGGCCAAGTACCCCAAGGCGGTCGCCAAGATCACCGACGATCTGGACACCCTACTGGAGTTCTACCACTATCCCGCCGAGCACTGGATCCACCTACGCACGACAAATCCGATCGAAAGCACCTTTGCCACAGTACGTTTGAGAACCAAGGTCACCAAGGGGCCGGGATCACGTGCGGCTGGTCTGGCCATGGCCTACAAGCTCATCGACGCCGCCGCGGCCCGCTGGCGTGCCGTCAACGCACCACACCTGGTCGCCCTGGTCCGCGCCGGCGCGGTCTTCCACAAGGGCAAACTGCTCGAACGCCCCACCGAAATCACCCCACCGACACCGCCCTCAGACGGCGATCAGCAAGCCGGAACGGAGGTCGCCTGA
- a CDS encoding Rieske 2Fe-2S domain-containing protein, translating to MIPAHIYNDKEIFELEKERLFSRAWLFVAHESEIPQDGDYVVRRVLDDSFIIARDSKGEIRAMFNMCLHRGMQVCRAEMGNASNFRCPYHGWSYRNDGRILGLPFHQEAYGGEDGFKKKGQALLPAPNLASYNGLIFISMDPDAEPLEDYLGDFKFYMDFYTKQSPNGLEVRGPQRWRIKSNWKIGAENFAGDMYHTPQTHMSVVEIGLFREPKADKRKDGTTYWADKGGGTTYKLPPGDFEERMRYVGYTEDMIERAKSVWSADQQDLIGKDGFMISAASCFPNLSFVHNWPKVDGSDEDVLPFISIRMWQPISENETEVYSWFAVDSSAPEEYKKLSYKAYLMCFGSTGMFEQDDVENWVSLTNTASGAMARRLLLNSRMGLLEDDSTVGELLTHEQFHGPGTSYIGYNERNQRALLRLWAEHLEAPPVEAAVKAVDAYNPGGITPLTQTNGQSGPERQAVPQS from the coding sequence ATGATCCCCGCGCACATCTACAACGACAAAGAGATCTTCGAGCTGGAAAAGGAGCGTCTGTTCAGCCGGGCCTGGCTGTTCGTCGCCCACGAGTCGGAGATCCCCCAGGACGGCGACTACGTCGTCCGGCGGGTACTCGACGACTCGTTCATCATCGCCCGTGACTCCAAGGGTGAAATCCGGGCGATGTTCAACATGTGCCTGCACCGGGGCATGCAGGTGTGCCGGGCAGAGATGGGCAACGCCTCGAACTTCCGCTGCCCCTACCACGGCTGGTCCTACCGCAACGACGGCCGCATTCTCGGCCTGCCGTTCCACCAAGAGGCCTACGGCGGTGAGGACGGCTTCAAGAAGAAGGGACAGGCCCTTCTTCCCGCACCGAATCTCGCCAGCTACAACGGGCTGATCTTCATCAGCATGGACCCCGACGCCGAACCCCTCGAGGACTACCTCGGGGACTTCAAGTTCTACATGGACTTCTACACCAAACAGAGCCCCAACGGTCTCGAAGTCCGCGGCCCGCAGCGCTGGCGGATCAAGTCCAATTGGAAGATCGGCGCCGAGAACTTCGCCGGCGACATGTACCACACCCCGCAGACGCACATGTCGGTCGTCGAGATCGGCCTGTTCCGGGAGCCGAAGGCCGACAAGCGCAAGGACGGCACCACCTACTGGGCCGACAAGGGTGGTGGGACCACCTACAAGCTTCCGCCGGGCGACTTCGAGGAACGGATGCGCTACGTCGGCTACACCGAGGACATGATCGAGCGGGCTAAGTCCGTGTGGTCGGCCGATCAACAGGACCTGATCGGCAAGGACGGGTTCATGATCTCGGCCGCGTCGTGTTTTCCGAACCTGAGTTTCGTACACAACTGGCCCAAGGTCGACGGCTCCGACGAGGACGTCCTGCCGTTCATCTCGATCCGGATGTGGCAGCCGATCAGCGAGAACGAAACAGAGGTCTACTCGTGGTTCGCCGTTGATTCCAGCGCTCCCGAGGAATACAAGAAGCTCTCCTACAAGGCGTATCTGATGTGCTTCGGCTCGACCGGGATGTTCGAGCAGGACGATGTCGAGAACTGGGTGTCGTTGACCAACACCGCATCCGGCGCCATGGCCAGGCGGCTGCTGCTCAACAGCAGGATGGGGCTGCTCGAAGACGACAGCACGGTCGGCGAACTGCTCACCCATGAGCAATTCCACGGCCCCGGAACCTCCTATATCGGATACAACGAACGCAACCAGCGGGCACTGCTACGGCTGTGGGCCGAGCATCTCGAGGCCCCTCCGGTCGAGGCAGCGGTGAAGGCTGTCGATGCGTACAACCCCGGTGGGATCACCCCACTGACACAGACCAACGGCCAGAGCGGCCCCGAACGACAGGCGGTGCCACAGTCATGA
- a CDS encoding helix-turn-helix domain-containing protein: protein MQANNWARGYKTHLGGQAVELVPALDRLAVRQISPWYLPQDECIEIADLRRAGLTVRQIAATIGPAPSTVSRELRRNSQLDGSYRPFEAHRLAVVHPSTATCYYARQSCASYGRERLWRSGKNHRVSRAIRWLRSWPRLAVTTTVRLAGRRYEPDDDWLERTRR, encoded by the coding sequence ATGCAGGCAAACAACTGGGCGCGTGGATACAAGACGCACCTGGGCGGTCAGGCCGTCGAGCTCGTGCCAGCGCTGGATCGTCTGGCGGTGCGGCAGATCAGTCCGTGGTACCTACCGCAGGACGAGTGCATCGAGATCGCCGATCTACGACGAGCCGGTCTGACCGTCCGTCAAATTGCCGCCACGATCGGGCCGGCGCCCTCGACGGTGTCTCGGGAACTGCGGCGTAACAGCCAGCTCGACGGGTCGTACCGCCCGTTTGAAGCACATCGCCTGGCGGTGGTGCACCCGAGCACGGCAACATGCTACTACGCCCGGCAGTCTTGCGCTTCCTATGGGCGCGAAAGACTTTGGCGATCAGGAAAGAACCATAGAGTCTCTCGCGCGATCCGTTGGCTTCGTTCGTGGCCGCGACTGGCTGTTACTACTACCGTCAGATTGGCAGGTCGCCGCTATGAGCCTGACGACGATTGGCTGGAGCGTACCCGTCGATGA
- a CDS encoding transposase — MGVPSRTSAPTPAHDRTFGYSDHPREGAPTFTPPHRGSSTGSDHCSFREQAARLVIETGRPIAHVAAEIGVGEQLLGRWVRQARDDGGDNGAVLDADERAELERLRKENAELRLDRQFLKKVLMGPLRAHPMKMRIRRSRAFAGVALVRAWVDAGSGGCWADADAAWCP; from the coding sequence ATGGGCGTACCTTCCCGAACCAGCGCGCCAACGCCGGCTCATGATCGGACCTTCGGATATTCAGATCATCCTCGGGAAGGTGCGCCCACTTTCACGCCCCCTCACCGAGGCTCATCCACAGGTTCTGATCATTGCTCGTTTCGGGAGCAGGCGGCCCGTCTGGTGATCGAGACGGGTCGTCCGATCGCTCATGTGGCCGCTGAGATCGGTGTGGGTGAGCAGTTGCTGGGCCGGTGGGTGCGCCAGGCCCGCGACGACGGCGGCGATAATGGCGCGGTGCTTGATGCTGATGAGCGTGCCGAGTTGGAGCGGCTGCGCAAGGAGAACGCCGAATTACGTTTGGACCGCCAGTTTTTAAAAAAAGTACTAATGGGCCCGCTGCGGGCGCACCCGATGAAAATGAGAATCCGGCGTTCGCGGGCGTTTGCCGGTGTTGCGTTGGTGCGGGCGTGGGTTGATGCTGGTAGTGGTGGCTGCTGGGCTGACGCCGACGCCGCTTGGTGCCCGTGA
- a CDS encoding cupin domain-containing protein: protein MYDEMLESVVGGPRPAGVPFLWRWQDVHAKLLKSCDVMPESFTARRNLSFINPAARGTTHTMNMGMQMLKPGEIAYAHRHSMAALRFAIHGGPGLVTVVDGEPCQMDDYDLVLTPRWAWHDHENTTSENVVWFDVLDIGLVLGLNVPFYESFGEERQPQRENPGEHLSDRGGLMRPAWEQAKMANFPFRYPWCDVERQLGRMAGLAGSPYDGVVLRYANPVTGGSTMPTLDCWVQLLQPGQRTEAHRHTSSAVYFVVRGEGTTVVDGVELDWGPHDSFVVPNWSTHHFINRSAKEAVLFSVNDIPALKALDLYFEEPELSVGTHPVPPIPANLRAR from the coding sequence GTGTACGACGAGATGCTGGAAAGTGTCGTCGGTGGACCTAGGCCGGCTGGTGTTCCATTTCTGTGGCGGTGGCAGGACGTACACGCGAAGCTTTTGAAGTCGTGTGACGTGATGCCCGAGAGCTTCACAGCGCGTCGCAATCTCTCCTTCATCAACCCGGCTGCCCGGGGAACGACCCATACAATGAACATGGGCATGCAGATGCTCAAGCCTGGCGAGATCGCTTATGCACATCGCCACAGCATGGCGGCCCTGCGGTTCGCGATTCACGGTGGCCCAGGCCTGGTAACGGTGGTTGACGGCGAACCGTGTCAAATGGACGACTACGATCTGGTCCTGACTCCTCGCTGGGCGTGGCACGATCATGAGAACACGACCTCGGAGAACGTCGTCTGGTTCGACGTGCTGGACATCGGGTTGGTGCTCGGCCTGAACGTGCCTTTCTACGAGTCCTTCGGGGAGGAGAGGCAGCCGCAGCGCGAGAACCCGGGCGAGCACCTCTCCGATCGGGGTGGGCTGATGCGCCCCGCTTGGGAACAGGCCAAGATGGCGAATTTTCCGTTCCGCTACCCGTGGTGTGACGTGGAACGACAGCTTGGGCGCATGGCGGGTCTTGCCGGTAGTCCCTATGACGGCGTAGTCCTGCGTTACGCGAACCCTGTCACGGGTGGCTCAACCATGCCCACCCTGGATTGCTGGGTGCAGTTGCTGCAGCCGGGCCAGCGGACCGAAGCTCACCGCCATACCTCGAGCGCGGTGTACTTCGTCGTGCGCGGCGAAGGAACGACGGTCGTCGACGGGGTGGAGCTCGACTGGGGTCCGCACGATAGCTTCGTGGTGCCCAACTGGAGCACGCACCATTTCATCAACCGGTCTGCGAAAGAAGCCGTCTTGTTCTCGGTGAACGACATCCCAGCTTTGAAAGCCCTGGATCTCTACTTCGAAGAGCCTGAGCTGTCTGTGGGCACGCACCCGGTCCCTCCGATCCCCGCAAATCTCCGCGCCCGCTAA
- a CDS encoding IS110 family transposase has translation MDEVVEFCAGLDVHRDTVVATVRFPQGRRRGSETKTFGTDTAELVALGDWLVSHQVSRVGLESTGVYWKPVFYLLEDRVDQLWL, from the coding sequence GTGGATGAGGTGGTCGAGTTTTGCGCGGGTCTGGATGTGCATCGAGACACGGTGGTCGCCACCGTGCGGTTCCCGCAGGGCCGTCGACGCGGCAGTGAGACAAAGACGTTCGGCACTGATACCGCCGAACTGGTGGCATTGGGCGACTGGCTGGTTTCGCATCAGGTGAGCCGGGTCGGGTTGGAATCGACCGGTGTGTATTGGAAACCGGTGTTCTATCTCCTCGAGGATCGAGTCGATCAGCTGTGGCTGTGA
- a CDS encoding dihydrodipicolinate synthase family protein has protein sequence MATKLTLSADDVTGVVGIIPTPSTPTADHTNTVNSVDLEEAAKLADAMVRGGVDVLMTTGTFGECASLTWDELQSFVATVVDAVAGRIPVFAGATTLNTRDTIARGHRLGELGADGLFVGRPMWLPLDDAGIVRFYRDVAETLPHLALVVYDNPGAFKGKIGTSAYEALSHIPQVVAAKHLGLLSGSAFLSDLRAVDGRIRLLPLENDWYYFARLFPEQVTACWSGNVACGPAPVTRLRDLIRAERWDECQALTYELEAALQTLYPSGNFAEFLKYSIQIDNAQFQAAGFMRTGPTRPPYTEVPESYLDGAREAGRRWAALQQRYAAPHLDGLDVPSEVTLTQTP, from the coding sequence GTGGCCACTAAACTGACATTGTCCGCTGACGATGTAACCGGCGTCGTGGGCATCATCCCCACTCCGTCCACCCCGACTGCCGACCACACTAACACCGTAAACTCGGTGGACCTCGAAGAGGCGGCGAAACTCGCCGACGCGATGGTCCGCGGTGGGGTCGACGTCCTCATGACCACGGGCACGTTCGGCGAGTGCGCCTCGCTCACGTGGGACGAGCTGCAAAGTTTCGTTGCTACCGTAGTCGACGCCGTCGCAGGGCGTATCCCCGTTTTCGCCGGCGCGACGACACTCAACACGCGCGACACGATCGCTCGGGGCCACCGGCTCGGCGAGCTCGGCGCCGATGGTCTGTTCGTCGGGCGTCCTATGTGGCTGCCCCTCGATGACGCCGGCATTGTGCGGTTCTACCGAGACGTAGCCGAGACGTTGCCCCACCTGGCGCTGGTGGTCTACGACAACCCGGGTGCTTTCAAGGGGAAGATTGGGACGTCGGCCTACGAGGCGCTCAGCCATATACCGCAGGTCGTCGCGGCCAAGCATCTCGGGCTCCTTAGTGGCTCCGCCTTTCTGTCCGACCTCCGTGCGGTGGACGGCCGCATACGGCTGCTGCCGCTCGAAAACGACTGGTACTACTTCGCGCGGCTGTTCCCGGAGCAGGTCACCGCCTGCTGGTCGGGCAACGTGGCCTGCGGCCCAGCACCGGTGACCCGCTTGCGCGACCTGATTAGGGCCGAGCGCTGGGACGAGTGCCAAGCACTCACCTACGAACTTGAGGCAGCTCTCCAGACGCTCTACCCGAGCGGCAACTTCGCCGAATTTTTGAAGTACAGCATCCAGATCGACAATGCGCAGTTCCAGGCGGCGGGTTTCATGCGCACGGGGCCCACCCGGCCGCCCTACACCGAAGTGCCGGAGTCGTATCTGGACGGAGCGCGCGAGGCCGGCAGGAGATGGGCCGCATTGCAGCAGCGCTACGCGGCGCCCCACCTCGACGGGTTGGACGTGCCGTCTGAAGTCACGCTAACCCAGACCCCGTGA
- a CDS encoding aldehyde dehydrogenase family protein, translating into MNLSDVRGRHEVTSLDDALRAVSRTWTLPLGAATLGTHGVYDVDDPCTGDVLTQVPDCSAEDVDKVVATAHAAQHDWALRTPRQRGTALRALATLMRDHAEELALLDAIDGGFPLPAMRDDVNWAAEVLEMMADAALDLGGRTIPLSTNLHYTLQQPYGVVARIVPFNHPVLFAGSKIAAPLMAGNAVVLKAPDQTPLSAIRLAELAREVLPEGLFGVVTGHGAIAGAALVAHPLVRRIGFIGSPGTGRRIQRLAAEHGVKYVTLELGGKNPMIVMPDADLAAAARSAVVGMNFTTTAGQSCGSTSRLLLHEAVADEVIDLVVDEVAGIKVGHPLADGTNMGPVIDQAQYSKSLRAIDSGRAAGASVLTGGGRAEGVGDKGWYVAPTVLAGVTPEAAVARDEIFGPVLSVLTVRDEAEAVEVANSVDFGLTAAVWTNNLRQAHRMAAELDAGYVWINGSARHYWGLPFGGRKSSGIGSEESTEELLSYTQVKAVTITMD; encoded by the coding sequence GTGAATTTGAGTGATGTACGGGGTCGACACGAGGTGACGTCCCTGGACGACGCGCTACGTGCAGTCTCTAGGACGTGGACGCTTCCGCTAGGTGCTGCGACTCTGGGGACCCATGGTGTCTACGACGTAGACGATCCATGCACCGGGGACGTGTTGACCCAAGTGCCGGACTGCAGTGCCGAAGATGTCGACAAAGTGGTGGCGACTGCGCATGCCGCCCAACATGATTGGGCACTTCGGACGCCGCGACAGCGCGGCACCGCGCTGCGAGCTTTGGCGACACTGATGCGAGATCACGCCGAAGAACTTGCGCTGCTGGACGCAATCGACGGCGGCTTTCCGCTGCCTGCAATGCGCGACGACGTCAACTGGGCCGCCGAAGTGCTCGAGATGATGGCCGACGCCGCACTGGACCTCGGCGGGCGTACTATTCCACTCTCGACAAACCTCCATTACACACTGCAGCAACCCTATGGCGTGGTCGCTCGAATCGTCCCCTTTAATCATCCCGTCTTGTTTGCGGGATCTAAGATCGCTGCTCCGCTGATGGCGGGAAACGCCGTGGTGCTCAAAGCGCCCGACCAAACACCGCTCTCTGCCATTCGGCTCGCAGAGCTGGCCAGGGAGGTTCTACCCGAGGGTCTCTTTGGCGTGGTGACCGGACACGGAGCAATTGCCGGAGCCGCGTTGGTCGCCCATCCATTGGTCCGGCGAATCGGCTTCATCGGCTCCCCGGGTACCGGTCGCCGGATCCAGCGTTTGGCTGCAGAGCACGGCGTCAAATACGTCACGCTCGAGCTCGGCGGCAAGAACCCCATGATCGTCATGCCGGACGCCGACCTTGCCGCGGCGGCAAGAAGTGCGGTCGTGGGGATGAACTTCACCACCACAGCCGGCCAATCGTGTGGCTCAACTAGTCGACTGCTCCTGCACGAAGCGGTCGCTGACGAGGTCATTGATTTGGTCGTCGATGAGGTCGCGGGTATCAAAGTGGGCCACCCGCTCGCTGATGGCACGAACATGGGACCTGTCATCGACCAAGCCCAGTACTCGAAGTCGCTGCGGGCTATCGACTCAGGACGGGCGGCGGGCGCCAGCGTGCTTACTGGTGGGGGACGTGCGGAGGGGGTGGGCGACAAAGGCTGGTACGTCGCGCCGACCGTGTTGGCCGGCGTGACCCCGGAGGCCGCCGTCGCCCGCGACGAGATCTTCGGGCCTGTTCTTTCGGTGCTGACTGTCCGTGACGAGGCCGAGGCGGTCGAAGTCGCCAACAGCGTTGACTTCGGATTGACCGCCGCAGTGTGGACCAACAACTTGCGCCAAGCACATCGCATGGCTGCGGAGCTTGATGCCGGTTACGTGTGGATAAACGGCAGTGCACGTCACTACTGGGGGCTACCATTCGGCGGTCGGAAGTCATCAGGTATCGGATCCGAAGAGTCAACGGAGGAGTTGCTGTCCTACACGCAAGTCAAAGCAGTGACCATCACCATGGATTAG
- a CDS encoding IS110 family transposase: MPGRKTDVVDSAWIAQLVEHGLVRPSFVPPPPIRELRDFTRHRRVLSEERTRMVQRLEKVLQDAGIKLTSVASTVLSKSARAMLEAMLAGESDPAVLAELAKGRMRSKIPALTDALRGSFRVCHHGVLVRQILAHVDFLDGQLADLDEQITIRVATFEPIIERLQTIPGVARKCAIGMISEIGVDMRVFPTPAHLASWAGICPGNNASGGKARSGRTRHGPVALKTVLTEAAQAAARTKNTYLGARYHAIRGRRGTFKAVGAIRHDILIAYWHVGPHTGMGTSSLRGTPDGTAITLAIAATPKKISGGLLYKLIRFSHRHRTASRRSVQVPRRRQEALRRAADTGSGCRPRRRRQHAPNVQTGVAAPT; this comes from the coding sequence GTGCCGGGCCGCAAAACTGATGTGGTCGATTCAGCTTGGATCGCGCAGCTGGTGGAGCACGGACTGGTGCGGCCCTCATTCGTGCCGCCGCCCCCGATCCGGGAGCTGCGGGATTTCACTCGGCACCGCCGGGTGCTCAGCGAAGAACGAACCCGGATGGTGCAGCGACTGGAGAAGGTACTTCAGGATGCCGGGATTAAATTGACGTCGGTGGCCTCCACGGTGCTGTCGAAATCTGCGCGGGCGATGTTGGAGGCGATGCTTGCCGGTGAATCCGACCCTGCGGTGCTGGCCGAGTTGGCCAAGGGCAGGATGCGTTCGAAGATCCCAGCACTGACCGACGCGCTGCGCGGTAGTTTCCGGGTCTGTCATCACGGGGTGCTCGTTCGTCAGATCTTGGCCCACGTCGACTTCTTGGACGGGCAGCTTGCCGACCTCGATGAACAGATCACCATTCGGGTGGCGACCTTCGAGCCGATCATTGAACGCTTGCAGACGATTCCGGGCGTGGCCCGTAAATGCGCGATCGGCATGATCTCTGAGATCGGTGTCGATATGCGCGTGTTCCCCACGCCAGCACACTTGGCGTCGTGGGCCGGGATCTGTCCAGGCAACAACGCCTCGGGAGGCAAAGCCCGTTCGGGGCGGACCCGGCACGGCCCGGTTGCACTCAAGACGGTGCTTACTGAAGCAGCGCAGGCAGCCGCGCGCACCAAGAACACCTATCTGGGTGCGCGATATCACGCGATCCGGGGCCGGCGGGGCACCTTTAAAGCAGTCGGTGCGATCCGCCACGATATTCTGATCGCCTACTGGCACGTCGGCCCGCACACCGGCATGGGCACCTCGTCACTGCGCGGAACCCCAGACGGCACGGCCATCACGCTCGCGATCGCGGCAACGCCGAAGAAGATCAGCGGCGGGCTGCTGTACAAGCTGATCCGTTTCTCGCACCGGCACCGCACTGCTAGTCGACGGTCTGTCCAAGTCCCTCGACGCCGTCAAGAAGCCCTCAGGCGAGCTGCAGACACAGGGTCGGGGTGCCGACCCCGCCGCAGACGACAGCATGCACCCAACGTTCAAACAGGTGTCGCCGCACCAACATAA